GTTGGGATCGTGGAAACGATTCCACGAGGGAGGATATACGCTGAGGGAATCGTGCCACGTCTCCGCGATCGTGGCACGATTGCTCCAAGGTTGGGCAGTAATTTGCGATCACTCCAACAATCGCAATTGTCAGATCGATCAGTAATCATGGACTACGTTTGTAACCCTCAATAGTGAATAAgtaattcgtaattttcgAGGGCTAAGATTGTTCGtcatcactagactgcggatgtttgtgcatttatagcaATCGAAAATGTGAGAAAATGTGAGAAAATTTATGAGGACATGCACGAatgcaagaatatataaaatatcagtgataaaatacatattacacAGTTTAGGAAGATAAGACTTTCACTTAAATCTGAATTCTTTATCTGAATCTGTGAAAGTGTGAATtagcataaacatccacagtctagttaTTAAGTTCGTTGCGGAGGATTTACCTTTCCCTGAGTTTCTCACCTACTCCTAAGTGGGATTTAGAGACCCAATCTTTTTAAGAAACCatgtgaaatttcaattaaaaaggTATCAACGATTTTGGGGgggaaaacatattttattatcccAGCAACGAacgaattaatcgataaactgtggattttatgcatttatggcgtaccagtaataataaaaacatagaGAAACtataatatacagtcagtctcataaatattcgtaccgtTTGTGTATATTGgcaaaatttgtctaaataagCACTTCCTTGATCATTAAGGTTTggacatataattaaattcaataatttattttatctgttagtttaattgtttttaaattaatatttatataatatttcataattcatgcAATGACGGGAGCATCCAATGTCATctcattaatattatagatAAGAAAGTATTGCTTGCCACGGCAAAAAGACGATTAGTAGGGTACTAACAAtctgtaaagtgtaaagttaaatggtaggttggatgttttattataaatatgtacatgaattacatgtatatatctataatctaaaatttaaatgtacgcATCGAActtatcatttcatttatacttctTTCAATAGACAGAATGAATACTTACGTAACTAACTGAATGTAGAATATACTCCACAAAGTGCTgtcataatattaatattaatatttccgtTTCGCATAAGTGCACACATACTTTCTGATTATGTTTATCACGAATTTCTCACATTCGCTGCTCAATTAAATTCATGTAATCCGCAAGTTTAATTATCGATCATAATTACTGATTAGATGTTGCCCAACGTTGGATAGCCTCAGTGACGGAGTGGTCAGgtagaggggggggggggacataaattcaaataaaaggaaaatctGGGCTCTGTTGGGTTTATAAACGAGGGGTGATCGAGGTCGCCGAGTATTGGATGAATGGTTGCAGTTAGAGCACcgcgacggcgacggcgatGGCCAGTATCTGGAAGATTGTGTCCACGTAGATGCGACTATCGGCCGTCGATGAGGATGTTCTTCCCGCGTTTTTCCCCACGCAGCCCATTCTTTCCAGGGGTATGCTCTGCACAGCGTATTCTCGGTGCTCATGCTGCATCACGCATATCGTGTGCTTCTTCGACATCATTTCGTCGTCCTTGTCGCGTAGGTTCCCAAGCCAGACGGAATACCATCGTAGCTCACAGTCGCAGATGAGGGGATTGTCTGGGGAAAAATGTACGGTTTGTTGTCGTTTCGTTAGCATAAGAGGGTCTAACCTGAAGCTCTAACACGTTCATCGCCGTATCACACACAGTTGCATGCAAAAGTTTCcggccaaaaataattttggaattaaattatgtataataagtgtaaagtagaaatacaaatatattataataaaaagcatttattatactatcgaaatgtacaactcaaaaatttgatacaacaagtaataattatttataacaaaaataataatttttacttcttcataaTTATCCGGCCAAGTACAAAACATGAAGAAAAAACACgataattgaagaaaaaatgttcaaaaatggTTACAACATCGGTCTGGGTTGCGTCAGGAGTTTTTCGCGAAGAATAAGATCCGAATTATAGATTGGCCGAGTCAATCTCCAGACTTGAATCCAATAGAACATTTATGGCAAGAGCTTAAACTAAGAATAGGAACTGTTAATTGTACCAATAAAGCTGCTTTATggacaaaaattcaagaagagTGGAGAAATATCTTTCATGATAGAATCATCAAACGTATTGAATCGATGCCTCACCGATGTGCCGCCGTGATAGCTTCACAGGGTATGGTTACTAAATATTGACGataatgttacatttgtaaccatttttgaacattttttcttcaGTTATCGTGTTTTTTCTTCATGTTTTGTACTTGGCCGGATAAttatgaagaagtaaaaattattatttttgttataaataattattacttgttgtatcaaatttttaagttgtacatttcgatagtataataaaagctctttattatgatatatttttatttctactttacacttattatacataattcaagttcaaaattatttttggccggaaacttttgcatgcaactgtataagaaaattaattctgaaagttaactatgaaaatgaattttaatgaaatactcGGACTTCGATGgagttacaaatataaatactacaataaatgtttcattatacagggtgtctcaacaTCGGTGGTACAATCGTGGTGGGGGtgattttacataaaaaaacaaatcgaaaataaagaataaaattttttcatttgaggtttcgttctcgagaaaatcggttttgaatatttagcgAGTATGTTCTCGCGGTGAGCTACTGGGACGTTGTTATTGGTCGGtgattttcaataataattcaaaaacgaagcactatccgacatttttgcaaaggaaattgtggttcagaatcgtctcagctactctccatttccggttcttacactaattctgagTCACCTTGTATATGGAGCCATATATGAGTTAACACGGCAATCGACGCGACGTGACGCGTTGAAAAAAGATTTAGTTGTTTGATGGTGAAATAATCTACtcctatttttcatttatccaAGTCCAATTGTTTCTCGTAATGacaatatcttttaaattagaGTAGCTGTGGGGAAGTTTTGTTATTTACGATATAAgtagtaaacattttttaaattatattatcaaaCTTATCTTGAGTTATTATTGTATGTTTGTTATTTATGCAGCAGGTTTTGGTACAGctctaattattaaattatttaattgtgtaTTTATCATAAAAGCATTTGTCACGGTTACCTATTCTAATTTGTAGTATAATTTGGTTCCTGCGACTACATTAATTACAGTTCTGTTACAGTTCTAATTATTGAGTTGTTTAATTGCGTATTTATCGTCAAAGCATTTGTCAATTGTTACCTATCCTAATTTATGGTATAGTTTGGTTCCTACGACGGCTTTAATTACAGGTTTCGTTATAGCTCTAATTATTGAGttgtttaaatgtatatttatcgtCAAAGTATTCGTGAATAGTTACCTACTTCCATTTGTGGTATAGTTTGGTATGTCCCGTGACGACACTAATTGCAGGTTTTCGTTATTCGATTAGAATCCTATACTTAAATGGAAAGTTAACAGAAATAATGTTTCAgaaatctttcattttattactgTGTACTCGTTTTTTATGATTTAGGTATGGTAATAGTCTAGTAATatccctcaggggctgtagcataCGAAAATCCAGCTACAGTACGGATTTAGCAACCCTGGAGTACCCTAGCTAGATAAGGGCCTGTGGGCCCAACAGACGTGTACAAAAGACAAGACTGAcgtaaatgtaatgtacagAGTTACGATAACACGAGTTAAGCCAAAATTAAGGAGTTATGTGAGACAAAGTAAtgtcaagaaaaaaatagaaatgactGTGTTGTGATGTATGGATCCAATGCAGTAACTAAAATGACAGTTATGCACTTAAAAACCAAGCCAGAAAACCTAGTGATACCAATCTTCGAAAATGtagttcaataattatttaatagagATTTAAAAACTGTACATGAATGTATCCCTCAGGATCAAAATATTGTGAAACTGCTTTAATATTCCAGTGTATAAgattattctctttttttcaattcaaacgATTGTTAACAAATGTGGTAATTTTCTAGCAGGGCTTCAGTCGTAAAAGGCacgtttatttttcgtattatCGTTTGCAAATGAACCATCGAAAAAATTGggggtaaataaaaattcttcgatatttACCCGTGATATCGAGGTCTCGAAGTGTGTCGACGATATTCTCAATCACTTCTTCCGGTATGTGGGACAACTTGTTGTTCTGCAGAAGTAGCGTTTCCAGGGAGTTGAGATTTTCAAAGACCAACGGCGGCAACACCTTTATCCTGTGGAGAGTAAGCGAGTTTATAATTATCGACAAAAGGCTCAGGGCAACCGTGTATTGCCGTGTGGCCAATgtaatttgaaagaaattacaaGTTTTTCTGGAGGTTCAGAAATGTAATCGAATCTCCATATCCGGTGAAGGCGTCCTCCGGGAGTACGGAAATGTTATTGGCTCTTAAATCGAGGTGACGTAGTCGATGTAGACGGCGCAATGCATCGCTCGGCAccgaatgtaaattattatcgcCAAGCCGCAAATATTGTAGATTTTCTGTAAcggaattaaaatgtaatacgTGTGATGGTTTTGCTAGAATGCCGAGTAGCGTGAAGACATTAATTAGAGAGTAGacgaaaatagaaatcaaTCACTGTGGAATATCGATTATTGAAAAGCCAATTTTCAATCCGAAGCAATTTAGTAGTCAGTCTCTCTGTTTCGTATAGAATTATTCTTAGCTTCTTTTAGGATCACTTCGTAATTCGACACTTCGATTAAGATCACTTTCCTTTGGAGTAGGGggataaaaatagatttttcttttatgataTTCCTGTTGCTTAAGGTTTCTAAAATGTTGTTTatcaattatacagggtgttaacaaatatgtggGACATTTTTTCAGGATCAAGTTTACATACCTGTACGAATCGAAAGTCCTTAaccattttgcaatctgaggcttcgttgtTGAGATATAagtgattgaaatttacagtTGTTACTTTCAGACGCGGCCGCACATAGACGGCACTCACACACGAGAAAGACGCACCGATATACACTCGCTAGCGTCATTCCGCCGACCAGCTGATTCGCAGTTGATTGTGAGTGTGCGTCGGTGCGTCTTTCTCGCGTGCGAGTGCCATCTATGTGCGACCGCGACTGTAAATTTCAACCGCTTATATCTCAACAACAAAACTTCAGATTGCAAAATTGTtcaggacttttcgattcgtactgGTATAAAGACTTGATCCTGAAAAAATGTCccacatatttgttaacaccGTGTATTTAAAGATGTGATTAGTTGTCGGAGTGGTGTATGAAGTCAGTAACCGTTTAAGTCGCGAGCCATTCTGTCAAACTGAACATGAAATTTTAAGGGGGTTTTCATTTATTGCGGGTAAAggaaaatagattttttttatactcttgTTACTTAAATTGCCAgttatattcatattcatattcatattcagCATGTTCTGCTTGACAAAGTGTAGAATATTATAAGGTAACTCGTAAGCAAATTGAGAAGCCcagttgaaaattttaaaaaatcttgcatatatgtacaaaaaaatgtacgtactttcaaaaatttatatcaaatactataaatacaaaaaaatcatgaatattGCCTCGAAATTGGTCAAAAAATGGAGATCCTACCCtttaattcgattcgaaaaaATTTGGGAATTGTTGAATGCATACTGTTAAATAGACTACTGATTTTTAagcatttatacaaaatttgaatatgcaagaaGTTGATATGATAACATTTGAAAAGTATTAAGATTACATTTTGCcgaaagattcgcagtctCCTGATAACAGAAATGCCACTTAACCGCGATGGCGCGTCGACGTTTCAAAGGAATCATATCAAATCGCAACTACACTTACCCTCGAGCCCAATGAACGCATCGGGATCCACGTGGGTAATCTGATTTCCTTCAAGCTCCAAAGAGTTTAATTGCGTCAAGTGTGAGAACACACGAGCCGGGACTTCGCGCAACTGATTGTGAGCCAGAACTAATGAATCCAGGTTTCTCAATCCTAAAAAGACAGACAGTTTATACTACTCGACGAGCTCAATCGATGTTGATCCACTTAATGGAAAACTAACCATTCGCATAAGAGCATTTACTTTCATGCATGATTGATTAAtagttgattttcaaatttatcagGTCCACAAAATTT
The sequence above is drawn from the Hylaeus volcanicus isolate JK05 chromosome 2, UHH_iyHylVolc1.0_haploid, whole genome shotgun sequence genome and encodes:
- the LOC128872057 gene encoding slit homolog 3 protein isoform X1 encodes the protein MKENGLWTLVWAVCVIIGLSMGQTLQSCPSHHDIAPCFCSLKKSGLDIVCEFTDMARISKVMSTLKSKLNTVIFYLRLRHNNLPKLQRYVFLGLDIRHLTIHNSSLAVLEESSLSSIGTGLTQLDLSQNALLTVPSAALRDLHHVLILNLNRNKINAIHGVAFEGLDTLEILSLYENKISTIEEDAFKGLHNRKLKRLNLGGNELPKVPTKALISLDVLKKLEMQENRITGIQEGDFEGLRNLDSLVLAHNQLREVPARVFSHLTQLNSLELEGNQITHVDPDAFIGLEENLQYLRLGDNNLHSVPSDALRRLHRLRHLDLRANNISVLPEDAFTGYGDSITFLNLQKNLIKVLPPLVFENLNSLETLLLQNNKLSHIPEEVIENIVDTLRDLDITDNPLICDCELRWYSVWLGNLRDKDDEMMSKKHTICVMQHEHREYAVQSIPLERMGCVGKNAGRTSSSTADSRIYVDTIFQILAIAVAVAVL
- the LOC128872057 gene encoding slit homolog 3 protein isoform X2 gives rise to the protein MKENGLWTLVWAVCVIIGLSMGQTLQSCPSHHDIAPCFCSLKKSGLDIVCEFTDMARISKVMSTLKSKLNTVIFYLRLRHNNLPKLQRYVFLGLDIRHLTIHNSSLAVLEESSLSSIGTGLTQLDLSQNALLTVPSAALRDLHHVLILNLNRNKINAIHGVAFEGLDTLEILSLYENKISTIEEDAFKGLHKKLKRLNLGGNELPKVPTKALISLDVLKKLEMQENRITGIQEGDFEGLRNLDSLVLAHNQLREVPARVFSHLTQLNSLELEGNQITHVDPDAFIGLEENLQYLRLGDNNLHSVPSDALRRLHRLRHLDLRANNISVLPEDAFTGYGDSITFLNLQKNLIKVLPPLVFENLNSLETLLLQNNKLSHIPEEVIENIVDTLRDLDITDNPLICDCELRWYSVWLGNLRDKDDEMMSKKHTICVMQHEHREYAVQSIPLERMGCVGKNAGRTSSSTADSRIYVDTIFQILAIAVAVAVL